In Lentimicrobiaceae bacterium, a genomic segment contains:
- a CDS encoding nucleoside deaminase yields MGNKLDQEFLSQAIAIAIDNIRQGKGGPFGAVIVKDGKIIATGANYVTTQNDPTAHAEITAIRNACKALGSYQLTDCIIYSSCEPCPMCLGAIYWARPAKIVYASTRWDAANAGFDDSLIYNEINIPIAKRKIPTVYIKIEETKKLFYEWGKMEKTEY; encoded by the coding sequence ATGGGAAATAAATTAGATCAAGAATTTCTTTCTCAGGCTATCGCGATAGCGATAGACAATATTCGCCAGGGAAAAGGCGGTCCTTTTGGAGCAGTAATAGTAAAAGATGGGAAAATAATTGCTACAGGTGCAAACTATGTAACTACCCAAAATGATCCTACAGCCCATGCTGAGATTACTGCAATAAGAAATGCCTGCAAAGCCCTTGGCTCCTATCAACTAACAGATTGTATTATTTATTCAAGTTGTGAGCCATGTCCGATGTGCCTTGGTGCCATTTATTGGGCAAGACCGGCAAAAATAGTTTATGCTTCTACCCGCTGGGATGCTGCAAACGCAGGTTTTGACGATTCTCTTATTTACAATGAAATAAATATTCCCATTGCAAAGCGGAAAATACCTACAGTTTATATTAAAATAGAAGAAACTAAAAAATTGTTTTATGAATGGGGAAAAATGGAAAAAACAGAATATTAG
- a CDS encoding fumarylacetoacetate hydrolase family protein translates to MKIICVGRNYLEHAHEMRAQVPELPMFFCKPDTALLRNNQPFFYPDFSSEIHYEVEVVIKICKLGKSVSEKFASNYYNQVGLGIDFTARDIQRNCKEKGMPWEISKAFDGSAAISPFLPLETIPNLNSMNFRLDINGKMVQTGNTSEMIFRFDTIVSYISQFITLRTGDLIFTGTPAGVGPVFINDLLEAYLNDKKMLRFRIK, encoded by the coding sequence ATGAAAATCATCTGTGTTGGAAGAAACTATCTGGAGCACGCCCACGAAATGCGGGCTCAGGTACCCGAACTTCCGATGTTTTTTTGTAAACCCGATACGGCTCTGTTACGCAATAACCAACCCTTCTTTTATCCTGATTTTTCGAGTGAAATTCACTACGAGGTGGAAGTTGTAATTAAAATATGTAAGCTGGGAAAATCTGTATCAGAAAAGTTTGCATCTAATTATTATAATCAGGTGGGTTTAGGTATTGATTTTACAGCCAGAGATATACAACGGAATTGCAAAGAAAAAGGTATGCCCTGGGAAATTTCTAAAGCCTTCGATGGATCAGCAGCCATCAGTCCATTTTTGCCATTAGAAACAATCCCCAACCTAAATTCCATGAATTTTCGGCTTGATATCAATGGAAAAATGGTACAAACAGGTAATACTTCCGAAATGATTTTTCGCTTTGATACCATTGTTTCCTATATATCACAATTTATTACCCTGAGAACCGGTGACCTGATTTTTACCGGAACGCCTGCAGGCGTAGGCCCCGTATTTATCAACGATTTACTTGAGGCTTATCTTAACGATAAAAAAATGCTTCGTTTTCGGATTAAATAA
- a CDS encoding 3'-5' exonuclease yields the protein MELKLTKPIVFLDLETTGINVTTDRIVEISIIKVNINNSTETRTQLINPTIPIPKVVTAIHGISNEDVKDCPTFAEVAHSFAQFIGNADLAGYNSIKFDIPLLMEEFLRVNVDFDMKGRRIVDVQNIFHKMEQRTLSAAYKFYCGKTIENAHRAEADAMATYEILKSQLDMYEGKSFIDSRTKKEQLIINDVKALHDFSYYSKSADLIGHIIYDNDIEIFNFGKHKGKPVSEVFKTEPAYYDWMMKAEFPLYTKKVITAIKLRGFNNNSVNVD from the coding sequence ATGGAACTAAAATTAACCAAGCCCATCGTTTTCCTCGACCTTGAAACAACAGGAATTAACGTAACAACCGACCGTATAGTTGAAATTAGCATCATTAAAGTGAATATTAATAACTCAACAGAAACAAGGACCCAACTTATCAATCCTACTATTCCAATACCTAAGGTAGTTACGGCTATTCATGGAATAAGCAATGAAGATGTGAAAGATTGTCCTACTTTTGCTGAAGTGGCTCATTCTTTTGCTCAATTTATTGGTAATGCCGACCTTGCAGGCTATAATTCCATTAAATTTGATATTCCATTACTCATGGAAGAATTTTTACGTGTTAATGTGGATTTCGATATGAAAGGACGCCGCATTGTGGATGTACAAAATATTTTCCATAAAATGGAACAACGTACACTTAGCGCTGCCTATAAATTTTACTGTGGGAAAACCATCGAAAACGCCCATAGAGCTGAAGCCGATGCCATGGCAACTTACGAAATTTTAAAAAGTCAGCTCGATATGTATGAGGGGAAAAGCTTTATTGATAGCAGAACCAAAAAGGAACAACTTATTATTAACGATGTGAAAGCATTGCACGACTTTTCCTATTATTCAAAAAGTGCCGACCTTATCGGGCATATTATCTATGATAATGATATTGAAATATTCAATTTTGGAAAACATAAAGGGAAACCTGTTAGTGAAGTGTTTAAAACAGAACCTGCATATTACGACTGGATGATGAAAGCCGAGTTCCCTCTTTACACCAAAAAAGTGATTACAGCAATTAAACTACGTGGTTTTAATAATAACTCTGTAAATGTGGACTAA